The Microbacterium oleivorans genome contains the following window.
CCGGGGACGAGCCGCCGCAGCGCTGGTGCGATCGGAGGTCTGTGTTGTCATGTGCGCTTCCTTGCTCTCGCCACGGATCCGCGCTGGATCAGCGAACAGTCGATCGCCGTCCGAGCGGGCATCTTCGACGAATCGGTCAGCAGAATCTCCAGCGCCCGACGCGCCATCGCCTCGTACGGGAGCTCCACCGTGGTCAATCCCGGGTCCAGGAACGGGGCCACCATCTCGTGATTGTCGAAACCCACGATGGAGCAGTCCCGGCCGGCGCGCAGTCCGAGCGACTCGAGCGCACGGTACGCGCCCCAGGCGGTGCGGTCGTTACCGCAGAAGATGGCCGTCGGCGGATCGGACTCGGCGAGAAGCTCCAGCGTGAGAGCCAGGCCGTCCTCGACGACGCCGTCGCCGCTGCGGATCAGGGCCTCGTCCTGGGGCAGGCCAGCCTCGTCGAGAGCACGTCGATAGCCCGCGAGTCGGCCGATTCCGGCCGGCAGGTCGCTCCCGGGCGGCTGGATGTTGATCATCGCGATGCGGGAGTGACCCGCTTCCACGAGGTGGCGCGTCGCCGCGTACCCGCCGCCCTCCTCGTTCGGGAAGACGCTGGCGACGGTGCCCGCTCGATCCTGCGCGTTGACCACGACCGTGGGGATCTCGCTCAACCTGTCGGGGACGTCCACCAGGCGGTGGTACATCGACGCGTACACGACGCCTTTGACGCGGTACGACAGCATCATGTCGAGCGCGGCGGCTTCGAGGTCCGGCTCGTTGAAGGTGTCGACGCTGAGGATGACGTTGCCCGTCTCCCACGCGTGATGCTGTGCGCCCTTCAGGAGCCGGCCGGCGAAGGGCGAGCTCGCCACCTCGTCGGAGATGAAGCCGATCATCTCGG
Protein-coding sequences here:
- a CDS encoding LacI family DNA-binding transcriptional regulator — its product is MARKAGNTATMWQVADRAGVSQATVSLVLNNVGGTRVNDATRERVMAAVEELGYRTNAFAKSLRSGESEMIGFISDEVASSPFAGRLLKGAQHHAWETGNVILSVDTFNEPDLEAAALDMMLSYRVKGVVYASMYHRLVDVPDRLSEIPTVVVNAQDRAGTVASVFPNEEGGGYAATRHLVEAGHSRIAMINIQPPGSDLPAGIGRLAGYRRALDEAGLPQDEALIRSGDGVVEDGLALTLELLAESDPPTAIFCGNDRTAWGAYRALESLGLRAGRDCSIVGFDNHEMVAPFLDPGLTTVELPYEAMARRALEILLTDSSKMPARTAIDCSLIQRGSVARARKRT